A window of Pedococcus badiiscoriae genomic DNA:
AGCGGGGTCTGGGTGGCCGGCTTGACGACCATGGTGCAGCCGGCGGCGATGGCCGGGCCGATCTTGCGGGTGCCCATGGCGAGGGGGAAGTTCCAGGGCGTCACCATGAGCGTGGGGCCGACCGGCTTCTTCATCGTGAGCAGGCGCGTCGCGCCGTTCGGTGCGGTCATCCACCGTCCCGAGATGCGCACCGCCTCCTCGGCGAACCAGCGGAAGAACTCCGCGCCATAGGCCACCTCGCCGCGAGCCTCGGCCAGCGGCTTGCCCATCTCAAGAGTCATGAGCGTCGCGAAGTCCTCGGTGCGCTCCACGAGCAGCTCGTATGCCGCGCGAAGCAGCTCACTGCGCTCGCGCGGCGCCGTCCGCGCCCAGTCCGCCTGCGCTGCCGCGGCGGCGCTGAGGGCAGCGTCACCGTCGGCGACGGTGGCATCGGCCACCGAGGCGAGGACCAAGCCGGTGGCGGGGTCCTCGACGTCGACCCGGGCGCCGTCGGAGGACTCGCGCCACTGTCCGTCGATGAACAGCCCGGTCGGGACGGAGGCGACGAGCGCGGCCTCGGCGGGGTCAACGGGCATGCGGATCTCCTTGGGGCTCATGGCTTTGAGAACGGTCAGCGGCTTTCGAGACTGTGCAGGACTCACTCTCAGGCGTTGGCCACGAAGGCCTGCTCGAGGATGTCGAGACCCTCGTGGAGGAGGTCGTCCGAGATGGCCAGCGGCGGCAGGAACCGCAGGACGTTGCCGTAGGTGCCTGCCGTGAGCGTGACCAGTCCCTGCTGGTGACAGAACGCACTGACCCGCGAGGTGAGCGCCGGGTTGGGACTCTCGTCGCCGCCCCCCGCGACCAGCTCGACGGCAAGCATTGCGCCACGCCCACGGATCTCGCCGATGACGTCGAACTTCTCCGCGAGCTGCCGCAGCCGTTCGGTGAACAGGGCCTCGACTTCGCGCGCGCGACCGCACAGGTCCTCGGCCTCCATCGTCTCGATCGCCCCGAGGGCGGCAGCACACGCCACCGGGTTGCCGCCGTAGGTACCGCCCAGCCCGCCCGCGTGCACGGCGTCCATGATCTCCGCGCGCCCGGTGACGGCGGCCAGCGGCAGCCCTCCGGCAATCCCCTTGGCCGTCGTGATGAGGTCGGGCACGACGCCCTCGTGGTCACAGGCGAACCAGTCACCCGTCCGGCAGAAGCCGGTCTGGATCTCGTCGGCGATGAAGACGATGCCGTGCTCACGACACCAGTCGGCGACCCGCTTGAGCCAACCCTTCGGGGGCACGATGAACCCGCCCTCGCCCTGGATCGGCTCGATGATCACGGCCGCGACGTTCTCCTCGCCGACCTGGGCATGCACCTGTGAGGTGAAGGCCTCGAAAGCCTCGTCGGCCACCCGCGTGCGTTCACCCACCCAGCGGTACGGGTAGGCCATCGGGACCCGGTACACCTCGGAGGCGAACGGCCCGAAGCCTTGCTTGTAGGGCATGTTCTTCGCGGTCAGGGCCATGGTGAGGTTGGTGCGCCCGTGGTAGGCGTGGTCGAAGGCCACGACAGCCGTGCGACCGGTGAACACCCGGGCGATCTTCACGGCATTCTCGACGGCTTCGGCGCCGGAGTTGAACAGCGCCGACCGCTTGTCGTGCGTCCCGGGCGTGAGAGCGGCGAGCTTCTCGCAGACCGCCAGGTACTCCTCATACGGCGTCACCATGAAGCAGGTGTGGGTGAACTCCTCGACCTGTGCCTGGACACGCTCGACCACGCGGGGGGCGGAGCTGCCGACGGTGGTCACGGCGATGCCGGAGCCGAAGTCGATGAGATGGTTGCCGTCGACGTCGACGAGAACACCTCCTGCGGCGCGCTCGATGTACACCGGGAGCCCTGTGCCGACCCCGGCGGCGACCGTCGCCACCTTGCGCGCCTGCATGGCCACAGACCGCGGTCCGGGGATGGCGGTAACGAGGCGACGGCGCTGCTCGACGGCTGAGGACATGGAATCTCCTTGGTGGACAGGGAAGGACAGTGGGACAGGGAAACGACTGAGGATGCCGGGTGGTCGACTCCCAGCCTCGGGCTCGACCTGCCATGCTGTCCAATACCTAGTTGGCCTGATTCCGATGCCTTGGAGGCATGGTATGGAGATCCGCACGCTTCGGTACGTCATCGCGGTCGCCGACGAGGGCTCGGTCACCGCCGCCGCCACGGCCGTGCACGTCACCCAGCCGTCCCTCTCCCGCCAGATACGCCAGCTCGAACGGGAGATTGGGGTCGACCTCTTCGTGCGCGACGAGGGCAGGCTGCGGTTGAGCGCGGCCGGTGCCGAGTTCCTCCCCGTCGCCCGCTCGCTCGTCGCCCAGGCAGAAGCGGCACACGGCATCGCCGCCTCGATCGCCGCCGGTCGGCTCCAGCACATCACCATCGCCGCGCCCGGCACCACGCTGACCGATGTCGTGGCCCCGTTCCTCGCCACCCTCGAGCCGGACGACCCGATGCCCGCCGTGCTGGAGGAAGTCCCAGCCTCGGTCTACACCACCCTGACGAGAGGAGCCGACCTCGCGATAGGCACGACGCCTCCCCCAGTCACGTTCACCGGGATGGCGTTGGCTGACCTGCCTGTGTGGGCCTACGTCCCCCGCACGCACGACTGGGCGCACCGAGGGCACATCTCCCTCGAGGAGCTGGTGGAGCGTCGACTCCTGACGCAGAGACAGGACTTTCACCCACGTCGTGCGCTGGACAGTGCGGTGGCGTCGGCACGCCTCGCCTACACCGAGCTCCACGAGTTCGGCTCGCCCGAGGTGGCCCAGGCCGTCGCCGCGTCGGGTCGTGGAGTGGCGGTGGTC
This region includes:
- the gabT gene encoding 4-aminobutyrate--2-oxoglutarate transaminase; the encoded protein is MSSAVEQRRRLVTAIPGPRSVAMQARKVATVAAGVGTGLPVYIERAAGGVLVDVDGNHLIDFGSGIAVTTVGSSAPRVVERVQAQVEEFTHTCFMVTPYEEYLAVCEKLAALTPGTHDKRSALFNSGAEAVENAVKIARVFTGRTAVVAFDHAYHGRTNLTMALTAKNMPYKQGFGPFASEVYRVPMAYPYRWVGERTRVADEAFEAFTSQVHAQVGEENVAAVIIEPIQGEGGFIVPPKGWLKRVADWCREHGIVFIADEIQTGFCRTGDWFACDHEGVVPDLITTAKGIAGGLPLAAVTGRAEIMDAVHAGGLGGTYGGNPVACAAALGAIETMEAEDLCGRAREVEALFTERLRQLAEKFDVIGEIRGRGAMLAVELVAGGGDESPNPALTSRVSAFCHQQGLVTLTAGTYGNVLRFLPPLAISDDLLHEGLDILEQAFVANA
- a CDS encoding LysR family transcriptional regulator, with the protein product MEIRTLRYVIAVADEGSVTAAATAVHVTQPSLSRQIRQLEREIGVDLFVRDEGRLRLSAAGAEFLPVARSLVAQAEAAHGIAASIAAGRLQHITIAAPGTTLTDVVAPFLATLEPDDPMPAVLEEVPASVYTTLTRGADLAIGTTPPPVTFTGMALADLPVWAYVPRTHDWAHRGHISLEELVERRLLTQRQDFHPRRALDSAVASARLAYTELHEFGSPEVAQAVAASGRGVAVVSDDPRFDLHPLAIDTPSGPVGISLYTAWDGGHHGAATISRFATRLAAFCVARYGEQVAPPRRRAPRPAPAS